From a single Ooceraea biroi isolate clonal line C1 chromosome 12, Obir_v5.4, whole genome shotgun sequence genomic region:
- the LOC113563101 gene encoding uncharacterized protein LOC113563101 — protein MLAAKALQRSQMNQIQHLPVKSTLIMSPKILHLQSVQRKFKTEEDSDVNSSSGTSDAESSNFEDKDAERNKNNTLIQEFNAENKSTKVIDSFLDQQFKKSGIDTTNELGIMSEYTIRRLFRWMYKLNLQNKQLQQSIEELKSMLQRKSFKTSATVVPDLILPCANPDEVKRLDEKLQDKVVFADFVEFLSTKAAGNTALHIGYTLIGLIMTPYCGGYYTWDGLHKSTKKLAVKSHRNLHKTLEGEALCRPITLNQALSCMATKDVFLKLSS, from the exons ATGTTGGCAGCCAAAGCTCTTCAAAGGAGCCAAATGAATCAAATTCAGCATCTGCCAGTGAAGAGCACCTTAATAATGTCTCCCAAAATATTACATCTTCAAAGTGTGCAGAGAAAATTCAAGACTGAGGAAGATTCAGATGTCAACTCATCATCTGGTACATCCGATGCGGAAAGCTCTAATTTTGAAGATAAAGATGCTGAAAGGAATAagaataatacattaattcaGGAGTTCAATGCTGAAAATAAGAGCACTAAAGTAATCGATTCCTTTCTGGATCAGCAATTTAAGAAAAGTGGCATTGATACCACGAATGAGTTGGGTATTATGAGTg AGTATACCATTCGACGTTTATTCCGTTGGATGTACAAATTGAACTTGCAAAATAAGCAACTCCAACAGTCGATTGAGGAGTTGAAATCCATGCTACAAAGGAAAAGCTTTAAAACATCTGCAACAGTAGTGCCAGATCTTATTTTACCATGTGCTAATCCGGATGAAGTAAAACGCTTGGACGAAAAACTTCAAGATAAAGTTGTTTTTGCAGATTTT GTGGAATTCCTGTCTACCAAAGCTGCAGGAAACACAGCACTTCATATTGGGTATACTTTAATAGGGCTTATCATGACACCTTATTGTGGTGGATACTATACTTGGGATGGACTTCACAAATCAACAAAGAAACTTGCCGTGAAGTCTCACAGAAACCTGCACAAAACCTTAGAAGGTGAGGCTTTATGTCGTCCTATCACATTGAATCAGGCATTAAGTTGTATGGCAACAaaagatgtatttttaaaattgtcaTCGTAA
- the LOC113563100 gene encoding uncharacterized protein LOC113563100: MKTITKKHYTTNVQTDRKRNTSRKTYQVLNAEVDRHCRKMKKLAESLTDNTVVQDCVLSSSSSDELSEIEVCGPLSRKKNYETVTQSNMLRYSSDQSSSSVMRFDIEDMTLGSENNVSISKNKIEEENVHILCDFDCSSEKGRKDAILDVADKGMLCYEDEYIDWSCILRKWAVENQVTLRTLGSLLKILKSIPMFCNLPLDPKTILRCGKRVEIENMGEGTYYNFGLKESIRKRILSGHIKQNMISLNINIDSVPLFKSIGTSFTPILCLVNDSGLPPFISAVYCGPGKPDIKMFLKDFAPELEELLHDGIDINEIKYKVVVKCFVCDAPARAYVKCIIGHSGCHGCERCIQKGKSVGRITFPEISAPLRTDESFACYVDQKHHHDISPLTDIGILMVSEFSLDYMHLVCLGVMRRLLLKWIKQKREYQFSSKCKRTVTNLLLAAVKVWRSDFSRKPRSLDEVKRWKATELRQFLLYFAPVVLKNYLPRLVYQHFLLLHVAITIFIREDLHKCMHSEAAETLRDFVKKGTSPELYGETFPVYNVHGLIHIVDDVKRFGVLDNVSAFIFKNELHRIKHLIRGRSKPLQQLVNRMTEIEINGFATAKARQDGIVESSLQRASPTAELQGGSNYSKYIHNGKTLTLRDGDNFAMLHDSTIIKVINFYKNPVSEWVIGKKFVQYTDLYSVPLKSSKLGIFVVEKLSDLPRKYPVKKIRYKCVAIPLEKRGAYAIYPLVN; the protein is encoded by the exons ATGAAAACAATTACAAAGAAACATTATACTACTAACGTGCAAACAGACAG aaagcgTAATACATCAAGGAAAACGTATCAAGTATTGAACGCTGAAGTTGACAGACACTGtaggaaaatgaaaaagctgGCCGAATCTTTAACAGATAATACTGTTGTGCAAGATTGTGTattatcttcttcttcatcggaTGAATTATCAGAAATTGAGGTTTGCGGTCCCTTgagtagaaagaaaaattatgaaactgTCACTCAAAGTAATATGTTAAGATATAGTTCTGATCAGTCCAGCAGTAGTGTAATGAGGTTTGATATAGAAGATATGACTTTAGGAAGTGAAAATAATGTATCGATtagtaaaaacaaaatagaGGAGGAAAATGTCCACATTTTGTGCGATTTTGATTGTTCTTctgagaaagggagaaaagatGCTATTTTGGATGTTGCTGATAAAGGAATGTTATGTTATGAAGATGAATATATAGactggtcatgtattcttcgCAAGTGGGCAGTTGAGAATCAGGTCACTTTGCGAACTTTGGGTAgtttacttaaaattttgAAGTCAATACCTATGTTTTGTAATCTTCCACTTGATCCCAAAACTATATTGAGGTGTGGCAAACGGGTAGAAATAGAGAATATGGGTGAAGgaacatattataattttggatTGAAAGAATCAATACGGAAGAGAATATTGTCAGGCCATATAAAGCAAAACATGATTTCCCTAAACATTAATATAGATTCGGTTCCACTTTTCAAAAGTATTGGTACATCGTTTACACCAATTCTTTGTCTGGTAAATGATTCCGGACTCCCTCCATTTATTAGTGCCGTTTACTGTGGGCCTGGTAAGCCtgacataaaaatgtttctaaaagaTTTTGCCCCCGAGTTGGAAGAGCTTTTACATGATGGaattgatattaatgaaattaaatacaaagttGTTGTGAAATGTTTTGTTTGCGATGCTCCTGCAAGAGCATATGTCAAGTGTATCATAGGACACAGTGGTTGTCACGGATGTGAGAGATGCATTCAGAAAGGGAAAAGTGTAGGGCGCATTACTTTTCCTGAAATCAGTGCTCCCCTGAGAACGGATGAAAGTTTTGCATGCTATGTTGATCAAAAACATCATCATGATATAAGTCCCCTGACAGATATTGGCATTTTGATGGTCTCAGAGTTTTCTCTTGACTATATGCATCTAGTATGTCTTGGTGTTATGCGtagacttttattaaaatggattaagcaaaagagagaatatcaattttcttccAAATGTAAAAGAACTGTGACAAATTTGCTTCTCGCAGCTGTAAAGGTTTGGCGTTCTGATTTCAGTCGTAAGCCACGTTCATTAGACGAAGTAAAGCGTTGGAAAGCTACAGAGCTTCgacagtttttattatattttgctccTGTTGTTCTTAAAAACTATTTGCCAAGACTTGTGTATCAGCACTTTCTCCTGCTTCATGTTgcaataacaatatttataagagaGGATTTGCACAAGTGCATGCATTCTGAAGCTGCAGAGACGTTAAGAGACTTCGTTAAGAAAGGTACATCTCCTGAACTCTATGGCGAGACTTTTCCAGTATACAATGTTCATGGACTTATTCATATTGTTGATGATGTAAAGAGATTTGGTGTTCTTGATAATGTTTCggcatttattttcaaaaatgaatTGCATCGAATCAAGCATCTAATTCGAGGAAGATCAAAGCCTTTGCAGCAATTAGTAAATCGAATGACTGAGATTGAAATTAATGGGTTTGCTACAGCCAAAGCACGCCAAGATGGAATAGTTGAATCGTCGCTCCAACGTGCAAGTCCTACGGCAGAATTACAAGGTGGTAGTAACTACTCAAAATACATTCATAATGGAAAAACTTTAACATTGAGAGATGGAGATAACTTTGCCATGTTACATGATAGCacaataattaaagtaattaatttttacaagaATCCTGTCAGCGAATGGGTTATAGGAAAGAAATTTGTACAGTATACAGACTTGTATTCTGTTCCTCTAAAATCTTCGAAGCTGGGAATATTTGTAGTTGAAAAGCTAAGTGACCTCCCAAGAAAGTATCCAGTCAAAAAGATTAGATACAAATGTGTTGCTATTCCTTTGGAAAAACGTGGAGCTTATGCAATTTATCCATTAGTTAACTAA
- the LOC105279305 gene encoding uncharacterized aarF domain-containing protein kinase 5-like, which translates to MGEQIFHTGFMHADPHPGNVFVRKGKDKKAEIVLLDVREHVGEHKAYFVQFLGIISFKK; encoded by the exons ATGGGAGAACAAATATTTCACACTGGATTTATGCATGCTGATCCACATCCAGGAAAcg TTTTTGTGAGGAAGGGAAAGGACAAAAAGGCAGAAATAGTGCTACTAGATGTACGAGAACATGTCGGAGAACACAAGGCATACTTTGTGCAATTTTTGGGAATCATTAGTTTTAAGAAATGA
- the LOC113563103 gene encoding uncharacterized protein LOC113563103, whose protein sequence is MVRLTLRHIISTGYIPTTDKGNVQCIEAESLINSPSHLVKTLEKSLNTNHTNIQCDTNSEDDSFLEDVEMLKEYDNIRDAENVDPLNIYNENAITYFAGYIARRSVAKTKCDNCRNCMMKTPMDSAAENEMYIEFREYPNADEDAPTVTKLVRPKDIFIKVVQTQLEVFNRTWQYYWASKQILDKITNECVNVTNEKHLG, encoded by the coding sequence ATGGTTCGACTCACTCTGAGACATATAATATCCACAGGATACATTCCAACAACCGATAAAGGCAATGTTCAATGCATAGAAGCCGAGTCTCTTATTAATTCACCGAGTCACCTCGTTAAAACGCTCGAGAAGTCATTGAACACGAATCATACTAACATACAATGTGATACTAATTCTGAAGACGATTCATTTTTAGAAGACGTAGAAATGCTTAAAGAGTACGATAATATCAGAGATGCAGAAAATGTTGATCcacttaatatatataatgaaaatgcTATTACATATTTTGCTGGATACATAGCGCGACGAAGCGTTGCAAAAACGAAGTGTGATAATTGTCGTAATTGCATGATGAAAACACCAATGGATAGCGCTGCGGAAAATGAGATGTATATTGAATTTCGAGAATATCCAAACGCAGATGAAGATGCTCCTACAGTAACAAAATTAGTACGACCAAAAGACATCTTTATCAAAGTGGTCCAAACGCAATTAGAGGTATTCAATCGTACATGGCAATATTATTGGGCATCAAAGCAAATTCTGGATAAAATAACGAATGAGTGTGTTAATGTAACAAATGAGAAACATTTAGGATAA
- the LOC113563077 gene encoding uncharacterized protein LOC113563077, producing MHNRASSSVKVFSLLLFNIYSICCAFVLILNKMHVGFLAQCRRNISFPDRILWTDEATFTPNGVFNSHNFVRWEEENPHAVRQGAFQRRWAINVWAGMIGDQVIGPYFLPPRLTGQLYAEFLANQLPALLEDVPLDVRAELIFQHDGASAHFSRQVRNLLDARFPDRWMGRGGPIIWPARSPDLNVLDYFVWGYIKTAIEDRRDGTEQEVREAIVAAFDTITPDMAHRATRNITRRAEICVREGGRHFEQFLH from the exons ATGCACAACCGCGCATCTTCTTCTGTGAAGGTATTTTCATTActcttatttaacatttacagtATTTGTTGTGCATTCGTGTTAATTCTCAATAAAATGCATGTAGGGTTCCTCGCGCAGTGTCGGCGGAATATTTCTTTCCCCGACCGCATCCTGTGGACGGACGAGGCCACCTTCACACCGAACGGGGTGTTTAACTCTCACAACTTCGTACGTTgggaagaagaaaatccgcACGCTGTTCGACAAGGCGCATTTCAGCGCCGTTGGGCCATAAATGTTTGGGCCGGCATGATTGGAGATCAAGTG ATCGGTCCGTACTTCCTTCCGCCCAGGCTAACCGGGCAATTATACGCAGAGTTCCTCGCAAATCAACTTCCAGCTCTTCTTGAAGATGTCCCTCTCGACGTACGGGCGGAGTTGATTTTTCAACACGATGGAGCTTCTGCACATTTTAGCAGGCAAGTACGGAATCTTTtagacgcgcgttttccggacaggtggatgggtcgaggtggcccaatcatctggccggcacggtcgcctgatttaaatgtactcgattattttGTATGGGGGTACATTAAAACTGCGATAGAGGACCGGCGTGATGGTACGGAACAAGAAGTTCGTGAAGCTATTGTTGCGGCCTTcgataccatcacgccggacatggcgcaccgtgcgacgcgcaatattactcgaagagccgaaatctgtgtacgagaaggaggacggcacttcgaacaattcttacattaa
- the LOC105279342 gene encoding protein GVQW3-like codes for MLQKAYGDECLSCTQVYDWFKRFQSGREMLEDDEKSGRPKTGLSEVNIQKVRDFIKENPKSSVRLIEDELGILKSTVHNILTESLGLRKLNSRFVPHKLTDNQKMYRIEHCKDLIKTALKDSNFLETIVTGDETWCFEYEPETKRQSAEWRPPEEGHPKKVA; via the coding sequence ATGCTTCAAAAAGCATACGGTGATGAATGCTTATCCTGTACTCAAGTTTACGACTGGTTCAAGCGATTTCAAAGTGGCCGGGAGATGCTTGAGGATGACGAAAAGTCGGGCCGTCCAAAAACTGGACTGAGCGAAGTTAACATCCAAAAAGTGCGTGATTTCATCAAAGAAAACCCGAAATCTTCCGTGAGATTGATTGAAGATGAATTGGGGATTCTAAAATCAACTGTGCATAATATTTTGACCGAGAGTTTAGGCCTTCGTAAATTGAATTCGCGATTTGTTCCCCACAAGTTGACCGACAACCAAAAAATGTATCGAATTGAGCACTGCAAGGACCTCATTAAAACCGCTCTTAAGGACTCAAACTTCCTTGAAACGATCGTTACTGGTGATGAAACGTGGTGTTTTGAGTATGAGCCCGAAACAAAGCGCCAGAGTGCTGAGTGGAGACCACCAGAAGAGGGGCATCCGAAAAAAGTCGCTTAG